A window of Drosophila subobscura isolate 14011-0131.10 chromosome E, UCBerk_Dsub_1.0, whole genome shotgun sequence contains these coding sequences:
- the LOC117891261 gene encoding protein atonal homolog 1 has product MSYYYSSEEDNNSSQYLGSPNYNLTPMAGSTQEYSHAAYLSPDWQFLDVAGGAEAGLELPTGTHSVDLEMCTEQGEDQSKRRKSDGSSRSEGQETIILSPTVQKKRRQAANARERKRMNGLNEAFDRLREVVPAPSIDQKLSKFETLQMAQSYILALCDLLNNGDMDVDAAAYTLFGSGNGSGSECSFHLSH; this is encoded by the coding sequence ATGAGCTACTACTACTCATCCGAGGAGGACAACAACAGCTCCCAGTACTTGGGCAGCCCCAACTACAACCTGACGCCAATGGCAGGCTCCACGCAGGAGTACAGCCATGCCGCATACCTTTCTCCCGACTGGCAGTTTCTGGATGTAGCAGgcggagctgaagctggcctTGAGCTGCCCACGGGCACCCACTCCGTTGACCTTGAGATGTGCACAGAGCAGGGCGAGGACCAGTCCAAGAGACGCAAGAGCGATGGCTCGAGCAGATCGGAGGGCCAAGAGACGATCATTCTCAGTCCCACGGTGCAGAAGAAACGACGACAGGCGGCCAATGCTCGGGAAAGGAAGCGCATGAATGGCCTCAACGAGGCCTTCGATCGCTTGCGGGAGGTGGTCCCAGCCCCGTCCATCGACCAGAAGCTGTCCAAGTTCGAGACCCTACAGATGGCCCAATCCTACATTCTGGCCCTATGCGATCTCCTCAACAACGGCGacatggatgtggatgcggccGCCTACACACTCTTTGGAAGCGGCAATGGAAGCGGAAGCGAGTGCAGCTTCCACTTGAGCCACTAA
- the LOC117890612 gene encoding uncharacterized protein LOC117890612, translating into MCVYLGATDDLMEITFFVLCRVLELSLFTCMMICNAIKSKWNNTKALEMAEP; encoded by the coding sequence ATGTGTGTCTATTTGGGAGCCACTGACGATCTGATGGAGATAACTTTCTTCGTTCTGTGCCGTGTCCTGGAGCTATCCCTGTTCACCTGCATGATGATTTGCAACGCGATCAAATCCAAGTGGAACAACACCAAGGCCCTCGAGATGGCGGAGCCCTGA
- the LOC117892399 gene encoding uncharacterized protein LOC117892399: protein MEKMEVDESETEFGVPNAMEETPAIAVPEEDYEMAEPAINDYMKYPTKKKHFVAKGHNRNRRVDFKDVAEMVTITKNGNVNVNQVPLRTEEEQSTNIMKYRKI from the exons ATGGAAAAAATGGAAGTAGACGAAAGTGAAACTGAATTTGGAGTGCCTAACGCCATGGAGGAAACACCAGCAATCGCAGTTCCAGAAGAAGACTACGAAATGGCAGAGCCGGCTATCAACGATTATATGAAATATCCGACAAAGAAGAAACACTTTGTGGCTAAAGGCCATAATCGCAATCGGAGAGTCGACTTTAAGGATGTCGCCGAAATGGTGACAATCACCAAAAACGGCAATGTTAACGTAAATCAGGTTCCTCTGCGCACCGAAGAGGAGCAG TCCACAAATATCATGAAGTATCGCAAAATATAA
- the LOC117892395 gene encoding isocitrate dehydrogenase [NAD] subunit gamma, mitochondrial, producing MLRRLRPDTRLARCCRYLTDAPPKSSDPYLITTGLTANVAKGQMRSLPVSALPRSKYGGITHVSLLTGSTIIGQQGAKFVTALLHSTRVPVELQRIASDQEEEYFNSVLRNHAAVHVDILCDGEAKKKSLKICNDLDLYVFMTRLRSFPGFKCRFPDVDIQVIAQNNIGNYSELEYSPVKGVVEALRVVTHDNVEKYLRYAFKAAIRAGRCRVTLIHKANEWPVTDGAMLKIAEEMHAKKYSSIELEVMELDECVKRLITDPAYFDTIFTNDRYATFLATICSGVAGGANLFSAIELGDNHAVFKPLQTKLSLTNYSQLSPYGIVSTCVDLLNHVGHESCAKSLWQGMIRTMDEGVKSVEFDGTDTGEYVICNIMNKLRCSALGESAQKK from the coding sequence ATGCTGCGTCGCCTTAGACCAGACACCAGGCTggctcgctgctgccgctacctGACCGATGCTCCTCCAAAGTCCTCGGATCCATATCTCATCACCACGGGGCTCACGGCCAACGTGGCAAAGGGGCAAATGCGTTCACTGCCGGTGAGCGCGCTCCCTCGTTCCAAGTATGGGGGCATCACCCATGTGTCTCTGCTCACCGGCAGCACAATCATTGGCCAGCAGGGAGCCAAGTTTGTGACAGCGCTGCTCCATAGCACGCGTGTGCCTGTGGAGCTGCAGCGCATTGCCTCTGatcaggaggaggagtactTCAATTCGGTGCTGCGCAACCATGCCGCGGTCCATGTGGACATCCTGTGCGACGGTGAGGCAAAGAAGAAATCCCTCAAGATCTGCAACGACCTGGATCTGTATGTGTTCATGACGCGCCTGCGCAGCTTCCCGGGCTTCAAGTGCCGTTTTCCCGACGTGGACATCCAGGTGATTGCTCAGAACAACATTGGCAACTACTCGGAGCTCGAGTACTCTCCCGTCAAGGGTGTGGTGGAGGCGCTGCGCGTGGTTACCCACGATAATGTGGAAAAGTATCTGCGGTATGCCTTTAAGGCTGCAATCCGCGCTGGCCGCTGTCGCGTCACCCTCATCCACAAGGCCAACGAGTGGCCGGTGACCGATGGGGCAATGTTGAAAATTGCAGAGGAAATGCACGCGAAGAAATACAGCTCCATCGAATTGGAGGTAATGGAGCTGGACGAGTGCGTGAAACGGCTAATCACCGATCCCGCCTACTTTGACACCATCTTTACCAACGATCGCTACGCCACCTTCCTGGCCACCATCTGCAGTGGTGTGGCCGGAGGCGCCAATCTCTTCAGCGCCATCGAGTTGGGCGACAATCATGCCGTGTTCAAGCCGCTCCAGACAAAGCTTTCGCTGACCAACTACTCCCAGCTCAGTCCCTACGGCATCGTGTCCACCTGTGTGGACTTACTGAACCATGTGGGCCACGAGAGCTGCGCCAAGTCCCTCTGGCAGGGGATGATACGCACCATGGATGAGGGCGTCAAGAGTGTCGAATTCGACGGCACCGACACTGGGGAATATGTGATATGCAATATTATGAACAAGTTGCGGTGCAGTGCTTTAGGGGAGAGTGCACAGAAAAAGTAA
- the LOC117892397 gene encoding uncharacterized protein LOC117892397, protein MYSQPQQVSHGTQTMPQPSPKAVCVPLLLVDEDGKKRYCYHGGKCRCETCQKMREQQAEELDEQLLAALPHSRLQLVPALRQVRPKQYRLDARYATPELSKYLSEEHKELRKKYKTYYLPEKYFQVNAFKVPGPQHKQTQTDIRIGSYGIDGCPCIDKSLCWDI, encoded by the coding sequence ATGTACTCGCAACCGCAACAAGTGTCCCATGGCACTCAGACCATGCCACAGCCGAGTCCCAAGGCCGTGTgcgtgccgctgctgttggtcgACGAGGATGGGAAGAAACGCTACTGCTACCATGGCGGCAAGTGCCGGTGCGAGACCTGCCAGAAGATGCgcgagcagcaggcggaggagcTGGACGAGCAGCTATTGGCCGCCCTGCCACACAGTCGCTTGCAGCTGGTGCCGGCGCTGCGTCAGGTGAGGCCGAAGCAGTACCGCTTGGACGCCAGATACGCCACGCCCGAGCTGTCCAAGTACCTGAGCGAGGAGCACAAGGAGCTGCGCAAGAAGTACAAGACCTACTATCTGCCCGAGAAGTACTTCCAGGTGAATGCCTTCAAGGTGCCCGGTCCGCAGCACAAGCAGACCCAAACGGATATCCGAATCGGCAGCTACGGCATCGACGGTTGTCCGTGCATCGACAAATCTCTCTGCTGGGACATCTAG
- the LOC117892396 gene encoding uncharacterized protein LOC117892396, with translation MGNSEKMQRKWFTLSLTGSLGMVHTFVRKYTDQSERGGVLIGNRKESKAIRPHASLISNSSRNSSEGSSRRQTKRSSSSKIVEGRTECNSEKCDQKQSFVDDSPRMREFFKEVRERELKEYYLRMRAAQRLPASPCSMCPNCGFETYSGAGPKVVRALPEHMQSRNLEYVGSSSLEIHQPALQP, from the coding sequence ATGGGAAATTCagagaaaatgcaaagaaaatggTTTACGCTCTCGCTGACCGGCTCGCTGGGCATGGTGCACACTTTTGTGCGAAAATATACAGACCAATCGGAGCGTGGAGGTGTGCTCATTGGCAATAGGAAAGAGTCGAAGGCGATTCGGCCACATGCCTCCTTAATCTCGAACAGCAGTCGCAATAGCAGCGAAGGCAGCAGTCGCAGGCAAacgaagaggagcagcagctccaaaatTGTCGAAGGTAGAACCGAATGCAATAGTGAAAAGTGCGACCAGAAGCAGAGCTTTGTAGATGACTCTCCCCGCATGCGGGAGTTCTTCAAAGAAGTGCGAGAGCGGGAACTAAAGGAGTACTACCTCCGAATGAGGGCTGCCCAAAGGTTGCCAGCATCCCCGTGCAGTATGTGTCCGAATTGTGGGTTTGAAACTTATAGCGGAGCTGGACCGAAGGTGGTGAGAGCTCTTCCGGAGCATATGCAATCGAGAAACCTTGAGTATGTCGGAAGCAGCTCCCTTGAAATCCACCAACCAGCTCTACAGCCGTGA